A stretch of Monomorium pharaonis isolate MP-MQ-018 chromosome 7, ASM1337386v2, whole genome shotgun sequence DNA encodes these proteins:
- the LOC118646476 gene encoding uncharacterized protein LOC118646476, which produces MSFKMWKGLYEQRLNVLNLLRTNYKNANNFINVGPLTARICMINDANFIRLESNNVRMIMTEPTIRCMFEFDDCIELTFDRLFKIVDNVDIQFTWFSNIASNITNPDQIPNAIRSSDTFDKHRLVDCELLALAFNM; this is translated from the coding sequence ATGTCTTTCAAAATGTGGAAGGGACTCTACGAGCAGCGACTGAACGTTCTCAATCTCCTTCGGACTAATTACAAAAACGCAAACAACTTCATAAACGTTGGACCGTTAACGGCTAGAATTTGTATGATCAACGACGCCAACTTTATACGTTTAGAATCTAACAACGTACGCATGATAATGACTGAGCCGACCATACGCTGTATGTTCGAGTTTGATGATTGTATCGAATTAACGTTTGATCGACTATTTAAAATCGTCGATAATGTCGACATACAGTTTACGTGGTTCTCCAATATCGCGTCCAACATAACAAATCCTGATCAAATACCTAACGCGATACGCAGCAGTGACACTTTTGATAAACATCGGCTCGTCGATTGTGAGCTCCTAGCTTTAGCGTTtaatatgtaa